The Verrucomicrobiota bacterium genome has a window encoding:
- a CDS encoding glycosyltransferase family 2 protein gives MRSDLSVSIIICTCNRAASLQPTLEGLGKVKIPAGWQVEVILVDNASTDDTGKVARSVTLLNMTLRYLYEGRKGKSNALNAAMAKARGEFLLFTDDDVSVPEDWVEKMVSPLLRGQTDAVVGKVVLAQNLIKPWLTAWHQVFLAVVDRQFHGQVGLIGANMGFRRSVLERVPAFDTELGPGSPGLLNEESLFGLQLVEAGFKIGYVENATVTHQPAADRLKRRQWLAAAGKYGRTQAYIAYHWEHKDIGNPRLKWFWHWVKLHLRRIIQPPADLDSEGCPAWEMSYVLDMEMGRHFCVERRRPRNYSRKGLTKCCS, from the coding sequence ATGAGATCCGACTTGTCCGTTTCCATCATCATTTGCACCTGCAACCGCGCAGCCAGCTTGCAGCCGACTTTGGAAGGCCTTGGAAAGGTTAAGATTCCCGCAGGCTGGCAGGTCGAGGTCATTCTAGTTGACAATGCTTCAACGGATGACACAGGCAAGGTGGCGCGAAGCGTCACGCTCCTAAACATGACATTACGATACTTGTATGAAGGGAGAAAGGGAAAGAGCAATGCGCTCAACGCTGCGATGGCGAAAGCCCGCGGGGAGTTTCTCTTGTTCACCGACGACGATGTATCCGTGCCTGAAGATTGGGTGGAAAAAATGGTGTCACCGCTTCTGCGGGGCCAAACTGACGCGGTAGTGGGGAAGGTAGTGCTGGCACAGAATCTGATAAAGCCGTGGTTGACCGCCTGGCATCAAGTTTTTTTGGCCGTGGTTGATCGGCAATTCCATGGGCAGGTCGGGTTGATCGGCGCCAACATGGGCTTTCGCCGGTCGGTCCTGGAACGCGTGCCGGCATTCGACACGGAGTTGGGTCCTGGATCTCCTGGTCTGCTCAATGAAGAATCACTGTTCGGCCTGCAATTAGTCGAGGCTGGTTTCAAGATTGGATATGTCGAAAATGCGACGGTGACTCATCAGCCCGCGGCGGACCGGCTTAAGCGCAGGCAATGGCTGGCCGCAGCCGGCAAATACGGACGAACGCAAGCCTACATAGCCTATCATTGGGAACATAAGGATATCGGAAATCCGCGGCTGAAATGGTTTTGGCACTGGGTGAAGTTGCACTTGAGAAGAATTATTCAGCCTCCCGCGGATCTCGATAGCGAAGGATGTCCTGCTTGGGAAATGAGTTACGTCCTCGACATGGAAATGGGCAGGCATTTTTGTGTTGAACGTCGGCGTCCGCGAAATTACTCACGCAAGGGCTTGACAAAATGCTGCTCGTAA
- a CDS encoding glycosyltransferase family 2 protein: MGLHVPRVSIGLPVYNGEKYLRFAVDSILQQDYRDFELIISDNASSDATAEICRRYAESDERVRYSRVDVNLGAAHNIKAVFQQAKGTYFKWQFHDDVCLPGFLRKCVEVFDQAPSSVVLVAPRTEVIDGEGKKTNYVVEELNTRRPRPHQRLADVLRTVEWAPAQNGLFRRDVLKKTRLIDAFIASDYVLLAEIALRGEILQIPEVLFQKRFHLGISIKANKNLTDFQAWIDPSRRTHRRFLSPRLHLGIEFARSISRSSMPQSERLLCYLTCFAVWYSREGRRAAANFRNKLALRTRLKECVVGASRNSLDLS, from the coding sequence ATGGGCCTGCATGTTCCAAGGGTCAGTATCGGATTGCCCGTGTATAACGGAGAAAAATATCTTCGATTCGCCGTGGATTCCATCCTGCAGCAGGACTACAGGGACTTTGAATTAATCATCTCGGACAACGCTTCGTCGGATGCCACAGCGGAGATCTGCCGGCGGTATGCCGAAAGCGATGAGCGCGTCCGTTACTCCCGAGTTGATGTGAATCTTGGCGCCGCACATAATATCAAGGCGGTTTTCCAGCAGGCCAAAGGAACTTATTTCAAATGGCAATTTCATGATGACGTCTGTTTGCCAGGATTCCTGAGGAAATGTGTTGAGGTTTTCGATCAGGCGCCGTCATCAGTGGTATTGGTGGCGCCGAGGACTGAGGTCATCGACGGGGAAGGAAAGAAAACAAATTACGTGGTTGAAGAGCTTAACACGCGCCGTCCGCGACCGCACCAGCGCCTGGCTGATGTGCTGCGGACGGTCGAATGGGCGCCGGCTCAGAATGGTCTGTTCCGCAGGGATGTCCTGAAAAAAACGCGTCTGATCGACGCATTTATTGCATCGGATTACGTATTGCTTGCGGAAATCGCGTTGCGTGGTGAAATCCTGCAAATCCCTGAGGTACTCTTTCAAAAACGATTTCATTTGGGAATATCCATTAAAGCCAACAAAAACTTGACGGACTTTCAGGCATGGATTGATCCATCGCGGAGGACGCACAGGCGATTTCTTTCACCACGACTCCACCTCGGAATTGAATTTGCACGCTCCATCAGTCGGAGTTCAATGCCCCAGAGTGAACGACTCTTGTGCTACTTGACTTGTTTCGCCGTCTGGTATTCGCGTGAAGGTCGCCGGGCGGCCGCCAATTTTAGAAACAAACTCGCGCTCAGAACCAGGTTGAAGGAGTGCGTCGTGGGAGCGTCGCGTAATTCTTTGGATCTTTCTTGA
- a CDS encoding lipopolysaccharide biosynthesis protein, producing MTNQLVNDNDDGQPGTTNALLGDRLSRTIPEATFARINPDQLKGKSVRGGMLTLINQAVSFVLQTVSTVVLARLLSPKDFGLQGMVIAMTGVLGLFRDLGLGAATIQREEITHKQLSTLFWINVAVGVGLTTLGMALAPALVVFYGEPRLFWITIFSASAFLLNSVSMQHGALLVRDMRYGTIAKINISSVVFSSALGIAMAARGFGYWSLVMMALCSPCIQSFGLWFAVPWRPGKPSRGCGVRSMLHFGGTVTLNQLVVYVGYNAEKVLLGRFWGAAALGLYGRAYQLLNLPLQQLYNSMHSVAFPALSRIQSDTERLCRSFLKGYSVLLSLSIPVTLVSALFSDELIKILLGPKWVETGPILWLLTPAIIVFAMINPFGWFLIATGRAGRSLKMALVISPTVILGIALGMRYGPKGVAVGYSAAMCTLLVPILAWAIHDTGITARTYWQASRKPLLAGLFAAACGLAFKMAFGALLPAIPRLILGLGIVFSVYLGVLLVVMKQAGLYRDLINQIFQRTLGKETKPV from the coding sequence ATGACCAATCAACTGGTTAACGACAATGACGACGGGCAGCCAGGTACCACGAATGCTCTCCTGGGCGACAGGCTGAGTCGCACCATACCTGAAGCGACATTTGCGCGCATCAACCCCGATCAATTGAAGGGAAAATCCGTTCGAGGCGGAATGCTCACCCTGATCAACCAAGCGGTGAGTTTTGTGCTCCAGACCGTGTCCACCGTGGTTCTCGCCCGGTTGTTGTCTCCCAAAGATTTTGGTCTGCAGGGAATGGTGATTGCCATGACCGGAGTTTTAGGACTTTTCAGAGATCTTGGTCTCGGCGCGGCAACCATCCAACGTGAGGAGATCACGCACAAGCAACTCTCGACTCTTTTCTGGATCAATGTCGCCGTTGGGGTGGGATTGACGACGCTTGGGATGGCGTTGGCGCCGGCTCTGGTCGTTTTTTACGGAGAGCCTCGCTTGTTTTGGATCACCATTTTTTCGGCGTCGGCATTTCTTCTCAACAGCGTCTCGATGCAGCATGGGGCCTTGCTTGTGCGGGATATGCGCTATGGCACGATAGCAAAGATTAACATTTCCTCGGTGGTTTTCAGTTCCGCATTGGGCATTGCGATGGCCGCGCGCGGGTTTGGTTATTGGTCGTTAGTAATGATGGCCCTCTGCAGTCCCTGCATCCAGAGTTTTGGCCTGTGGTTTGCCGTTCCCTGGCGTCCCGGCAAACCAAGCCGCGGATGCGGTGTTCGCTCCATGCTCCACTTTGGAGGAACCGTTACCCTCAATCAATTGGTCGTCTATGTGGGCTACAATGCGGAGAAGGTCCTGCTGGGCCGTTTTTGGGGGGCGGCGGCGCTGGGCCTGTATGGAAGAGCCTATCAGTTGCTCAACCTGCCGCTTCAGCAATTGTACAATTCTATGCACTCTGTTGCTTTCCCCGCGCTCTCGCGGATCCAATCCGACACCGAACGCCTTTGTCGCTCCTTTCTGAAAGGGTATTCCGTGCTGCTATCCTTAAGCATTCCGGTCACATTGGTCTCCGCCCTTTTTTCAGATGAACTCATCAAGATCCTGCTTGGACCGAAATGGGTGGAAACGGGTCCGATCCTGTGGCTGCTCACACCCGCCATAATCGTATTCGCGATGATTAATCCATTCGGATGGTTTCTGATTGCGACCGGCCGGGCGGGCCGAAGCCTGAAAATGGCCCTAGTGATAAGCCCGACGGTGATCCTAGGGATCGCATTGGGAATGCGGTATGGACCGAAAGGGGTCGCCGTGGGATACTCTGCGGCCATGTGTACTTTGTTGGTGCCGATTTTGGCTTGGGCAATCCACGACACGGGAATTACCGCAAGAACTTATTGGCAAGCCTCGAGAAAACCGCTTTTGGCCGGGCTATTCGCAGCGGCGTGCGGTTTGGCGTTCAAGATGGCCTTTGGGGCTCTTTTGCCGGCTATCCCGCGCCTGATATTAGGGCTTGGAATTGTCTTTTCGGTTTATTTGGGAGTTCTCTTGGTCGTTATGAAGCAAGCGGGGTTATACCGGGATTTAATAAATCAGATCTTTCAGCGCACTCTGGGTAAGGAGACAAAACCTGTTTAG
- a CDS encoding methyltransferase domain-containing protein — protein sequence MPSTYYGREFFENQAASSLRSAEAIVPDLIQHLRPRSVVDVGCGVGTWLSVFLSHGMTDVLGIDGDYVDRGMLLVPKDVFMPHDLAEPLRLPRRFDLVLSLETAEHLPPTCAETFVRTLTGLGDVVVFSAAVPGQAWIKNIHLNEQWPDYWVNLFRKNGYDVLDYVRRRVWSNDRVCWWYAQNILLFIKHDRYSAYAHLQNREVDDFHNAFPLSIVHPRFLEQYADFDRMSLARKVWLIKKALKSVCCDLIRKVLRKVAGEGQNNTSARN from the coding sequence ATGCCAAGTACATATTACGGCCGAGAGTTTTTTGAAAACCAAGCGGCGTCCTCACTGAGATCAGCGGAAGCAATCGTTCCTGATCTTATCCAGCATCTACGGCCTCGGAGCGTCGTTGACGTAGGTTGCGGAGTCGGGACCTGGTTGTCGGTTTTTCTATCACATGGGATGACGGATGTTCTGGGCATTGACGGAGATTACGTTGATCGAGGAATGCTTCTCGTTCCCAAGGATGTGTTTATGCCGCATGACTTGGCGGAGCCGCTTCGATTGCCTCGACGGTTCGATCTCGTCCTGTCACTTGAAACTGCTGAACATCTACCTCCGACATGCGCTGAAACGTTCGTTCGCACACTGACTGGACTCGGCGATGTCGTGGTATTCTCCGCAGCAGTTCCAGGACAGGCTTGGATCAAGAACATCCATTTGAACGAGCAATGGCCGGATTATTGGGTGAATCTGTTTCGCAAAAACGGCTACGATGTTCTTGACTATGTTCGCAGAAGAGTATGGTCGAATGACCGTGTATGCTGGTGGTATGCGCAGAATATACTGCTCTTTATCAAGCATGATAGGTATAGTGCGTACGCGCATCTCCAAAATCGCGAAGTCGATGACTTTCACAATGCATTCCCACTTTCGATCGTGCATCCGAGATTCCTTGAGCAATACGCAGACTTTGATCGTATGTCACTGGCACGCAAGGTGTGGCTCATCAAGAAAGCCCTCAAATCGGTTTGCTGTGACCTGATCAGAAAAGTCCTGCGAAAAGTTGCTGGCGAAGGGCAGAATAACACCTCAGCCCGGAATTGA
- a CDS encoding DUF2334 domain-containing protein: protein MEEALLILGLYVAFALMPIRISAGEIFVVLRFDDYGGDVVTEFDQKLIQACETHGIPVTIGVVPFMSKGDVENPATTGEIPLGEKKVNLLTNLVRRGKVEIAQHGYSHRTRNAHYTSEFDGLPVGEQVEKIAKGKKYLEDAFKVPITTFIPPWNRYDTNTIVALQTLGFKSLSGGTRSPALASAGLKVLPSTCELGELKRVIQYAQNRPERDNIVVAIFHAYDFVEVDAARGKLDYSDLEEIFEWLARLPDVKTRTISEMTSAADYLSMRTFANHRRNWFVCRLLPPFLVAPENHLYREDAATKKIYGWNLIKAAGWYLLIGAGVTTGGRLTARLCLSTRPLRGVITKRTFMFLCTSLVLLTMLYGCRHLNGSYREFTIGVVGLGVLLSIWTLPDSVFGRSGTAKPRSC, encoded by the coding sequence ATGGAGGAAGCTCTCCTGATATTGGGGCTGTATGTGGCCTTTGCGCTGATGCCGATCCGTATTAGCGCCGGTGAGATCTTCGTGGTCCTAAGGTTCGATGATTATGGAGGCGACGTTGTGACGGAGTTTGACCAGAAACTGATCCAAGCCTGTGAGACCCACGGCATACCCGTTACCATTGGAGTTGTTCCGTTCATGAGTAAAGGCGATGTGGAGAACCCGGCCACAACAGGTGAAATTCCTCTGGGCGAGAAAAAAGTGAACCTTCTGACAAACCTTGTGCGAAGGGGAAAAGTGGAGATCGCGCAACACGGATATTCGCATCGGACTCGCAATGCGCACTATACGTCTGAATTCGATGGCCTACCCGTTGGGGAACAAGTTGAGAAAATCGCAAAGGGAAAGAAGTATTTGGAGGACGCCTTCAAGGTTCCGATCACGACGTTTATTCCGCCTTGGAACCGATACGATACTAACACCATCGTCGCACTGCAGACGCTGGGCTTCAAGTCGTTGTCTGGTGGCACGCGTTCTCCAGCGCTCGCCAGCGCTGGTTTAAAGGTGCTTCCTTCGACCTGTGAGCTTGGAGAATTAAAGAGGGTGATCCAGTACGCGCAGAACCGGCCGGAACGAGATAACATCGTGGTTGCGATTTTTCACGCGTACGATTTTGTCGAGGTTGATGCTGCAAGAGGGAAGCTCGATTATTCGGACTTAGAGGAGATCTTCGAGTGGTTGGCACGGCTTCCGGATGTAAAGACGCGCACGATATCCGAGATGACGAGCGCGGCAGATTACCTAAGCATGCGGACTTTTGCGAACCACAGGCGAAACTGGTTTGTTTGCCGGTTGTTGCCGCCCTTTTTGGTAGCGCCCGAGAACCATCTTTATCGGGAAGATGCCGCGACCAAGAAGATTTATGGCTGGAATCTCATTAAGGCAGCAGGGTGGTATCTGCTTATCGGGGCCGGGGTGACGACGGGTGGTCGCCTTACTGCCAGGCTTTGTTTGAGCACTAGGCCCCTCCGTGGAGTAATTACCAAGCGCACTTTTATGTTTTTGTGCACCAGCCTTGTACTACTGACGATGCTTTACGGCTGTCGTCATCTGAACGGGAGTTACCGTGAGTTTACGATCGGAGTTGTCGGGTTGGGAGTTCTGCTTTCGATTTGGACCCTCCCCGACTCAGTGTTTGGGCGTAGTGGGACGGCTAAGCCAAGAAGTTGTTGA
- a CDS encoding glycosyltransferase family 2 protein, translating into MHHPLVSILVPVYNAGSYLRPALKSVLAQTYTNLEVLIVDDGSTDGCLGEIEDLTDSRIRLLRKEHSGRAATLNYALKQISGEFFAIQDADDLSDLRRIERQVRPFLEDSSLAAVFTGYDIILNEKRMAPRYRHKSIEECRNDIQDFRMPSHDPTAMFRWSLAGRFEFEETLQVGAGWDHILRVGETFPMLVIGECLYSYRISPTSNTRTDPMRRRKGVGIVLERALNRRGSNVCSATLLQAREEKAFNGREHGVVTHFMESVLDQKADRKASNAIRTAWSCARLHPLTPEYYKPLVYSVVPTLVIKCYRSAKKC; encoded by the coding sequence ATGCATCATCCACTCGTCAGCATCCTCGTACCCGTTTACAACGCCGGGAGTTATTTGAGGCCGGCGCTAAAGAGCGTCTTGGCCCAAACGTACACGAACTTGGAGGTCCTCATTGTGGATGACGGCTCCACGGATGGATGCCTTGGCGAGATTGAGGATTTGACGGACTCGCGCATCCGTCTCCTTCGGAAAGAGCATTCCGGGAGAGCGGCGACTCTGAATTATGCCTTAAAACAGATATCCGGTGAGTTCTTCGCCATTCAGGACGCCGATGATTTGAGTGATTTGCGAAGAATCGAGCGTCAGGTGAGGCCGTTCCTGGAAGACTCAAGTCTGGCAGCCGTGTTCACCGGCTACGACATCATACTAAACGAAAAACGCATGGCGCCGAGGTATCGCCACAAGAGTATCGAGGAATGCAGGAACGACATTCAGGATTTCCGGATGCCGTCTCACGATCCCACAGCGATGTTCCGATGGTCATTGGCCGGGCGTTTTGAGTTCGAGGAAACCTTGCAGGTAGGGGCAGGCTGGGATCACATTCTCCGGGTGGGGGAAACCTTCCCAATGCTGGTGATCGGGGAGTGCCTTTACAGCTATCGAATAAGCCCCACTTCGAACACACGAACCGACCCAATGCGAAGGCGAAAAGGGGTTGGAATAGTGCTGGAGCGTGCTTTGAACAGGCGAGGAAGCAACGTGTGCAGCGCAACCTTGCTACAAGCCCGCGAAGAGAAGGCCTTCAATGGGCGGGAACATGGGGTCGTGACGCACTTCATGGAAAGCGTCCTCGACCAAAAAGCCGACAGGAAGGCGAGCAATGCGATCCGAACCGCGTGGTCTTGTGCGCGCCTGCATCCGCTCACGCCCGAGTATTATAAGCCGCTCGTTTATTCCGTCGTCCCGACTCTCGTGATTAAGTGCTATCGGTCGGCAAAAAAGTGCTGA
- a CDS encoding glycosyltransferase, which produces MQKITMNNVRDAENHGALSDSSGPTISVVVATFNRRESLRRLLESLAKQTFSADQFEVIVVSDGSTDWTVDMLRELKGGFRNLEILDLKNRGPGAARNAGARLARGKYLAFTDDDCLAAPDWLEQLVRAFECTGAVGLQGQTTTDRLARTPLTHQIEILKPCLTSMPTCNAAYLKSAFDKVGGFDESFKFAHDEDADLAWRVEDLGKMVFVPEVHIIHPPRRDKLMKRARWVRGLESEFLLYHKSPEKYRKYVKSPSPWWTIYWKVFVVGQLQWAKSCCKYLLKPFRPDLFIVGITLVVARWFNLIRFLPSYWNAQSVYRTKFSKSQI; this is translated from the coding sequence TTGCAGAAGATCACGATGAACAACGTCAGAGACGCAGAGAATCACGGCGCTTTGTCAGACTCGAGTGGTCCGACGATTTCAGTGGTGGTGGCTACTTTTAACCGGCGGGAATCGCTCCGCCGGCTCCTTGAGTCGCTCGCAAAGCAGACTTTTTCTGCGGATCAGTTTGAAGTAATCGTGGTCAGCGACGGCTCAACGGACTGGACAGTGGACATGCTCCGTGAACTCAAGGGTGGTTTTCGGAATCTGGAAATCCTGGATCTGAAGAACCGCGGCCCAGGTGCGGCGCGAAATGCCGGCGCTCGTCTGGCGCGCGGGAAATACCTGGCCTTTACGGATGATGACTGCCTCGCTGCTCCTGACTGGCTGGAACAATTGGTCCGAGCGTTCGAGTGTACTGGAGCGGTTGGGTTACAGGGCCAAACGACAACCGATCGGCTGGCCCGAACACCACTAACTCATCAGATTGAAATCCTCAAGCCTTGTCTTACCTCAATGCCGACCTGTAATGCGGCCTATCTCAAGAGCGCGTTTGATAAGGTCGGAGGCTTCGACGAGTCATTCAAATTCGCGCATGACGAAGATGCAGATTTGGCCTGGCGTGTCGAGGATCTCGGTAAAATGGTTTTCGTACCAGAAGTACACATCATTCACCCGCCCCGGCGTGACAAACTCATGAAACGCGCACGTTGGGTTCGCGGTCTTGAAAGCGAATTCCTGCTCTATCACAAGAGCCCGGAAAAGTATCGAAAGTATGTGAAAAGCCCCTCACCATGGTGGACCATCTACTGGAAAGTATTTGTTGTTGGTCAACTTCAATGGGCAAAGTCATGCTGTAAGTACCTGCTCAAACCTTTTAGACCGGATCTTTTCATTGTAGGTATCACCTTGGTTGTGGCGCGATGGTTCAATTTGATTCGATTTCTTCCATCATATTGGAACGCGCAATCCGTTTATCGCACCAAATTCTCAAAATCTCAGATATGA